CCAAAATCTGATGTTGAGATTTATATATTTATTCCCAGATGGCCAGCCGCTACAGCAATGGACATATCAGCTGTGCATCATGTTCAGGAATGGGTTCAGAGACGATGCAAACCATCCAGGGAGGACGAGTATACATATCAAACAAACTATGAATTCAGAAAAGAGGACAACTATCTGATGTTGACGAATTGATTCAGAAGATTCAGAAGAACAGCTACAACAAGAGTTGACGAATCAGCTGCACGTACGTAATTTTGTGTGCACAATTTCTACAGTATCATATCCAGTTAGAGACGAGGTAAAATCGGACGATGCACAAGGCAAACGGCATTTCTATCTACAACACAATCACGAGCTCGACGAccacggcgggggcgcgtgcagGCCGTCGATGCAGCCGGCGTGCATGTCGACGCCGTCCCAGGCGAAGTAGAGCCCCTTGATCCGCATGAACACCTGGCACGCGGCGAGGCTCTTCTCCCCGGCCTGCCAggggcccctcgccgccgcggcgggcgcgccgAGCAGCGCCGCCAGGTACGCGAGCGGGCCCCTGAGGGTGACGCTCCTCGGCACCCGCGCCGCCACGTACCTCACGTCGAACACCCGCCCGCCGAGGTGCCCTCTCAGCGCCGCAAGGAACTCGCCCCTGGTGtccggcagcggcgcgccgccggtgagcgccTTGAGGAGGAAGCCGAGGTGGTAGAGCCCGCCGGGCGCCACCCAGATGACATTGCCCCAGGTCTCGGCGGAGACCACGCCGGTGGCGCGCAGGGCGTAGGCGAGCGCC
This genomic interval from Panicum virgatum strain AP13 chromosome 8K, P.virgatum_v5, whole genome shotgun sequence contains the following:
- the LOC120645343 gene encoding uncharacterized protein LOC120645343, encoding MSSRRAPSPATTVVPLPPSAPRPPRPRRSDVFVRLVCAENLMPELATIRALLPRYPYVTVYAEHAAGVGAGDDFADADADGRAALPPGVRVEGLPAAARYALAKIDVDAFPLLRLGITLCDAHGRLPAVGLLPGRGGGAATLPALAYALRATGVVSAETWGNVIWVAPGGLYHLGFLLKALTGGAPLPDTRGEFLAALRGHLGGRVFDVRYVAARVPRSVTLRGPLAYLAALLGAPAAAARGPWQAGEKSLAACQVFMRIKGLYFAWDGVDMHAGCIDGLHAPPPWSSSS